A section of the Salminus brasiliensis chromosome 10, fSalBra1.hap2, whole genome shotgun sequence genome encodes:
- the lgals8b gene encoding galectin-8 isoform X2: protein MSVANARQTVFNPVVPFTGTIAGGLHPGEMVVIQGCVLNEADRFQFDLGCGSSTKPRADIAFHFNPRFRNPPSIVCNSLQQGSWGREEKLDQMPFRQGASFETIILIHEDVFKVAVNGTHVLEYKHRIPLERVDTFSISGKVKIHAIGYVPNSAIFSESGDLSIPYKGSILKGLRSGQHITIKGHISLFPHSFTINLRCSQSENIALHLNARMKSSMFVRNSFLSQSWGPEELELSSFPFSAGKYFEIIVLCQSHQFKMAVNGAHLLDYRHRVQDLSSINQLEVLGDLELQDIKLW, encoded by the exons ATGTCCGTGGCCAATGCGAGGCAGACTGTCTTCAATCCG GTAGTTCCTTTCACAGGAACGATAGCAGGTGGGCTCCATCCAGGAGAGATGGTTGTTATTCAAGGCTGTGTCCTCAATGAAGCTGACAG GTTCCAGTTTGACCTGGGCTGTGGCAGCAGCACCAAACCTCGGGCAGACATCGCCTTCCACTTCAACCCTCGCTTCAGGAACCCTCCCAGCATCGTGTGCAACTCTCTGCAGCAGGGCAGCTGGGGTCGAGAGGAGAAACTCGATCAGATGCCCTTCAGACAAGGAGCATCCTTTGAGACAATCATCCTGATCCATGAAGATGTCTTCAAG GTGGCAGTGAACGGTACCCACGTACTGGAGTACAAGCACAGAATCCCTCTGGAACGGGTCGACACGTTCTCCATATCAGGAAAGGTCAAAATACATGCCATTGGCTACGTCCCCAACTCA GCAATATTTTCAGAATCAGGTGATTTG AGTATACCCTACAAAGGCAGTATACTTAAAGGGCTCAGATCAGGACAGCACATCACAATAAAGGGCCACATCAGCTTATTCCCTCACAG TTTTACTATAAACCTGAGATGCAGCCAGTCAGAAAACATTGCCCTGCACCTCAACGCTCGGATGAAATCAAGCATGTTCGTCCGCAACTCTTTCTTAAGCCAGTCATGGGGCCCGGAGGAGCTTGAGCTGTCGTCTTTCCCATTCTCTGCTGGGAAATACTTTGAG ATAATCGTCCTGTGCCAATCACATCAGTTCAAAATGGCTGTAAATGGAGCCCATCTGCTGGACTACAGGCACAGAGTGCAGGACCTGAGCTCCATTAACCAGCTGGAGGTCCTGGGGGATTTGGAGTTACAGGACATTAAGCTGTGGTGA
- the lgals8b gene encoding galectin-8 isoform X1, which produces MSLTVPWEACRNLHLQWCLYLVGSSVGLMAHFLNQLPLGSDSHRFQFDLGCGSSTKPRADIAFHFNPRFRNPPSIVCNSLQQGSWGREEKLDQMPFRQGASFETIILIHEDVFKVAVNGTHVLEYKHRIPLERVDTFSISGKVKIHAIGYVPNSAIFSESGDLSIPYKGSILKGLRSGQHITIKGHISLFPHSFTINLRCSQSENIALHLNARMKSSMFVRNSFLSQSWGPEELELSSFPFSAGKYFEIIVLCQSHQFKMAVNGAHLLDYRHRVQDLSSINQLEVLGDLELQDIKLW; this is translated from the exons ATGTCTCTAACAGTCCCATGGGAGGCCTGCAGGAATCTGCATCTGCAGTGGTGCTTGTACTTGGTAGGTTCCTCTGTAGGCCTCATGGCCCACTTTCTCAACCAGTTGCCACTGGGCTCTGACTCCCACAGGTTCCAGTTTGACCTGGGCTGTGGCAGCAGCACCAAACCTCGGGCAGACATCGCCTTCCACTTCAACCCTCGCTTCAGGAACCCTCCCAGCATCGTGTGCAACTCTCTGCAGCAGGGCAGCTGGGGTCGAGAGGAGAAACTCGATCAGATGCCCTTCAGACAAGGAGCATCCTTTGAGACAATCATCCTGATCCATGAAGATGTCTTCAAG GTGGCAGTGAACGGTACCCACGTACTGGAGTACAAGCACAGAATCCCTCTGGAACGGGTCGACACGTTCTCCATATCAGGAAAGGTCAAAATACATGCCATTGGCTACGTCCCCAACTCA GCAATATTTTCAGAATCAGGTGATTTG AGTATACCCTACAAAGGCAGTATACTTAAAGGGCTCAGATCAGGACAGCACATCACAATAAAGGGCCACATCAGCTTATTCCCTCACAG TTTTACTATAAACCTGAGATGCAGCCAGTCAGAAAACATTGCCCTGCACCTCAACGCTCGGATGAAATCAAGCATGTTCGTCCGCAACTCTTTCTTAAGCCAGTCATGGGGCCCGGAGGAGCTTGAGCTGTCGTCTTTCCCATTCTCTGCTGGGAAATACTTTGAG ATAATCGTCCTGTGCCAATCACATCAGTTCAAAATGGCTGTAAATGGAGCCCATCTGCTGGACTACAGGCACAGAGTGCAGGACCTGAGCTCCATTAACCAGCTGGAGGTCCTGGGGGATTTGGAGTTACAGGACATTAAGCTGTGGTGA